A single window of Candoia aspera isolate rCanAsp1 chromosome 3, rCanAsp1.hap2, whole genome shotgun sequence DNA harbors:
- the METTL13 gene encoding eEF1A lysine and N-terminal methyltransferase: MEDLRLLPRHARDFASSEYWERFFRERGERAFEWYGEWPGLRSTLGRYLRLRDSILVVGCGNSELSEQLYDEGYHDIISVDINELVVKKMQERSTHLRPKMAYMAMDVLQMDFPDGHFQVVFDKGTLDALLTDGEETTLKRAERMLAEIGRVLQFGGRYLCVSLAQAQVLKAAVEYFSQEGWMVRIHQVSGQEAGTSEQEFALPVFVYVMTKIRPVPGSALCILELCTEAQEKPARFKNSEHLIDAVKERQHYSLLRSQLNKNSSVGTISLDLCSKDTGQARYTLHVVHSPKVKVSRDKQFAIFIIPQGRETEWLFGTEEGRKQLAMSAGFWRLVTVALHRNQHYDNMGAIQAELSEKVMELAPPGLPAQQQVPFLSVDGDIGTRTIQQRDTSPFSGEYVIEDVKGDDACYFRRLIFLSNRNVVQSEARLSSRVSHKGNKQKQKQKKKAASRDHFKLGVEAAGQAIDKSYLCCAHHRAMVAGLCLLKNPEHLPKAQIHVLVIGLGGGSLPLFLHDHFLQCYIDAVEIDPAMLEVATRWFGFSPGDRLKVHIADGLIYIASLTAEASSSYDVIMFDVDSKDSTLGISCPPPAFVEKTFIQKVRTLLKTEGIFILNLVCRDSLLQESVLAALKETFPLLYTRKIEGEVNEIIFCQQQDKLKSSPRDLQEKAQILEKALRRPGQEWDSTYVLAEMLETIRLV, from the exons ATGGAAGACCTGCGGTTGCTGCCGAGACATGCTCGAGATTTTGCTTCGTCGGAGTATTGGGAGCGGTTCTTTCGGGAGCGAGGCGAGCGCGCATTTGAGTGGTATGGAGAGTGGCCAGGACTCCGATCGACTTTGGGGCGGTACCTGCGCCTGCGGGACTCG ATTCTTGTTGTTGGCTGTGGCAATTCAGAACTAAGTGAGCAGCTCTATGATGAAGGGTATCATGATATCATCAGTGTGGACATTAATGAGCTGGTTGTCAAGAAGATGCAGGAACGCAGCACACATCTGAGACCCAAAATGGCTTACATGGCCATGGATGTACTGCAAATGGATTTCCCTGATGGGCACTTCCAGGTGGTGTTTGACAAAGGCACTCTTGATGCCCTCCTGACTGATGGAGAAGAAACCACTCTGAAAAGAGCTGAAAGAATGTTGGCTGAAATCGGCCGAGTCCTGCAGTTTGGGGGGCGTTACCTGTGTGTCTCCTTGGCTCAGGCACAGGTATTAAAGGCAGCTGTGGAATATTTCTCTCAGGAAGGTTGGATGGTTCGAATACACCAAGTCTCTGGCCAGGAAGCAGGCACTTCAGAGCAAGAATTTGCTTTGCCTGTCTTTGTTTATGTTATGACAAAGATCAGGCCGGTCCCAGGCTCTGCTTTATGCATTTTGGAGCTGTGTACTGAAGCACAAGAGAAACCTGCCCGGTTCAAGAACAGTGAGCATCTGATTGACGCGGTGAAGGAGAGACAGCACTACTCTCTGCTGCGGAGCCAACTCAATAAGAACTCCAGTGTAGGGACCATCTCTCTGGATCTCTGCAGCAAAGACACTGGCCAAGCCCGGTATACTTTACATGTAGTGCATAGCCCAAAGGTGAAAGTGTCACGTGACAAACAATTTGCCATCTTTATCA TACCACAGGGCAGAGAAACTGAGTGGCTCTTTGGTACGGAGGAGGGACGGAAGCAGTTGGCTATGAGTGCAGGATTCTGGCGTCTGGTAACTGTGGCCTTGCACAGAAATCAACACTATGACAATATGGGAGCCATCCAGGCAGAACTGTCAGAAAAGGTGATGGAACTGGCCCCCCCTGGTCTTCCAGCCCAGCAGCAG GTGCCCTTTCTGTCCGTGGATGGAGACATTGGGACCCGTACCATCCAGCAACGTGATACTAGTCCTTTCAGTGGGGAGTATGTTATTGAGGATGTGAAAGGAGATGATGCCTGCTATTTCCGCCGCCTCATCTTCCTCAGCAACAGGAATGTAGTGCAGTCAGAAGCAAGGCTTTCATCCAGGGTATCCCACAAAG GAAATAAGcagaaacagaagcagaagaagaaagcgGCCTCTAGGGACCATTTCAAACTTGGTGTTGAAGCAGCCGGTCAGGCCATTGACAAAAGCTACTTGTGTTGTGCTCACCACAGAGCTATGGTTGCAGGACTATGTCTGCTGAAGAACCCTGAACACCTTCCAA AGGCTCAGATCCATGTGCTAGTGATTGGCCTGGGCGGTGGCagccttcccctcttcctccatgACCACTTCTTGCAGTGCTATATTGATGCCGTGGAGATTGACCCTGCCATGCTGGAAGTGGCTACACGCTGGTTTGGTTTCTCGCCAGGAGACAGACTCAAAGTTCACATTGCAGATGGCTTAATTTACATTGCCAGTCTTACAGCAGAAG CTTCATCATCATATGATGTAATAATGTTTGATGTGGACAGCAAGGACTCAACTTTGGGAATAAGCTGTCCACCACCGGCCTTTGTGGAGAAAACTTTTATTCAGAAAGTGAGAACCCTTTTGAAAACAGAAG GCATTTTTATTCTCAATCTGGTGTGTCGAGACTCCTTACTTCAAGAGTCTGTTTTGGCTGCCCTCAAAGAGACTTTCCCTTTACTTTATACCCGGAAGATTGAAGGGGAGGTAAATGAGATCATCTTTTGCCAACAGCAGGACAAACTCAAATCATCTCCCAGAGACCTTCAAGAGAAAGCTCAGATTTTGGAGAAGGCACTGCGGCGACCTGGGCAAGAATGGGATAGCACTTATGTCCTGGCAGAAATGCTAGAAACAATAAGACTGGTTTGA